GCAATGCAACGAGAAGGCTGAAGTAGCCGATGTGGTTGGCGATCCATCATGGGTTGCGCGTATGGCTGACCTCGGCTTGCATCATGGTGCCCGGGTTCGCATGGTGGCACCAGGTTCACCGTGCATGTTTGAACTGGGCCAGTGCCGAT
This genomic stretch from Planctomycetia bacterium harbors:
- a CDS encoding ferrous iron transport protein A, with product MLPLECLQCNEKAEVADVVGDPSWVARMADLGLHHGARVRMVAPGSPCMFELGQCRLCLRTDQSNCIYVRPLNELERAATS